A DNA window from Sphingopyxis macrogoltabida contains the following coding sequences:
- a CDS encoding DUF2274 domain-containing protein, which produces MSRLRLGPIVEEKPVKATVELTGKLARDLADYAAAHAKENGLSEPLSIERLIPPMLERFVATDRGFAKARR; this is translated from the coding sequence ATGAGTCGGCTGCGCCTTGGGCCGATCGTCGAGGAGAAGCCGGTCAAGGCTACTGTCGAACTCACGGGCAAGCTTGCGCGCGATCTCGCCGACTATGCCGCGGCACATGCGAAGGAAAATGGCCTGTCGGAGCCGTTGTCGATCGAACGGCTCATACCGCCGATGCTGGAACGCTTCGTCGCGACCGATCGCGGTTTTGCGAAGGCGCGGCGTTAG
- a CDS encoding TrbI/VirB10 family protein: MTAPEQPSAEVVPAEAEVAPASPDAFRLAGETPRVMRLSRKTLAVIGGAGGIAIAASLMWALRTPAPAERQELYEASNNARPDAVTGAPADYGAVPKLGPPLPGDLGRPIVAAQGSGEAIPVPPIGAEGGNPPDPRVAAAEQARQRALQERESAQTSRLFLGGGNASSAATDIVSAEAAAPEQAAEPRTANEGRRQFLASGSKRPLESGERLIAPSSALVVQAGTVIPAALITGIRSDLPGQISAQVTQNIYDSPTGRILLIPQGSRLIGEYDSEIAAGQSRVLLAWDRLILPGGRSIRLERQPGADAAGMSGLEDRVNNHWGRMVRAALVSTLLGVGSELSVGGDDELARALRYGMQDSTSQAGRRIVERELAVRPTLTIRPGFALRVIVTRDLILEPQVDWR; the protein is encoded by the coding sequence GTGACGGCGCCCGAACAGCCGAGCGCAGAAGTTGTGCCCGCCGAGGCCGAGGTCGCGCCTGCGAGCCCCGATGCGTTCCGCCTCGCGGGTGAGACGCCGCGGGTCATGCGTCTGTCGCGGAAAACGCTGGCGGTTATCGGCGGGGCCGGCGGCATCGCGATCGCGGCATCGCTCATGTGGGCGCTGCGCACCCCGGCCCCGGCCGAGCGACAGGAACTCTATGAAGCGAGCAACAATGCGAGGCCCGACGCGGTCACCGGAGCCCCCGCCGATTATGGCGCCGTGCCGAAGCTCGGTCCGCCGCTCCCCGGCGACCTCGGCCGGCCGATCGTTGCGGCGCAGGGCAGCGGCGAAGCCATCCCCGTCCCGCCGATCGGCGCGGAAGGGGGCAATCCTCCCGATCCGCGCGTGGCGGCCGCCGAACAGGCGCGGCAGCGGGCACTGCAGGAGCGCGAGAGCGCCCAGACGAGCCGGCTCTTTCTGGGGGGCGGAAACGCAAGTTCCGCAGCAACAGACATTGTGTCCGCCGAGGCGGCCGCGCCCGAACAGGCGGCGGAGCCTCGCACGGCCAATGAGGGGCGGCGTCAGTTTCTGGCGTCGGGTTCGAAAAGGCCCCTCGAAAGTGGCGAGCGCCTGATTGCCCCGAGTTCCGCGCTGGTCGTCCAGGCCGGGACTGTCATTCCGGCAGCGCTCATCACGGGCATACGCTCCGACCTGCCGGGCCAGATCAGCGCGCAGGTGACGCAAAATATCTATGACAGTCCGACCGGGCGTATCCTGCTCATCCCGCAAGGGTCGCGGTTGATCGGCGAATATGACAGCGAGATCGCGGCGGGACAGAGCCGGGTGCTCCTCGCATGGGATCGCCTCATCTTGCCTGGCGGACGATCGATCCGCCTCGAACGGCAGCCCGGCGCCGACGCCGCAGGCATGTCGGGGCTGGAGGATCGGGTGAACAATCATTGGGGCCGGATGGTCCGCGCCGCGCTCGTCTCGACCCTGCTCGGGGTCGGGAGCGAGCTCAGCGTCGGCGGCGACGACGAACTCGCCCGGGCGCTGCGCTACGGGATGCAGGACAGCACGAGCCAAGCCGGGCGCCGCATCGTCGAGCGCGAACTGGCGGTGCGTCCGACGCTCACCATCCGACCGGGTTTCGCGCTCCGTGTGATCGTCACCCGCGACCTCATTCTCGAGCCGCAGGTGGATTGGAGATGA
- the trbG gene encoding P-type conjugative transfer protein TrbG → MIRLTLLLGAAALALPAQAAPADPRTQVGRANDAARVQPERATFLNAIQKYAWADGALFQVYTAPGQVTDIALQEGEELVGPGPVAAGDTVRWVIGDTMSGTGASRRVHILVKPTRPDIMTNLVINTSRRTYHIELRATPATYMAAVSWSYPQDELIALRAAETERARLAPIAGGIDFAALSFAYRISGAKVPWRPVRVFDDGRQLFVEFGAAIATADMPPLFAIGEKGAAELLNYRVDGRYMIVDRLFDRAELRLGSGRGAKAVRIERETPRPRGRS, encoded by the coding sequence ATGATCCGCCTTACCCTTCTTCTCGGCGCCGCCGCGCTCGCGCTGCCGGCGCAGGCTGCGCCCGCCGATCCGCGCACGCAGGTCGGCCGCGCGAACGACGCGGCGCGCGTCCAGCCCGAGCGCGCGACCTTCCTCAACGCCATCCAGAAATATGCCTGGGCCGACGGCGCGCTGTTTCAGGTCTACACCGCGCCCGGACAGGTTACCGACATCGCATTGCAGGAGGGCGAGGAGCTTGTCGGTCCGGGGCCTGTCGCGGCCGGCGACACGGTGCGCTGGGTCATCGGCGATACGATGAGCGGGACGGGCGCGTCGCGCCGCGTCCATATTTTGGTGAAGCCCACGCGCCCCGACATCATGACGAATCTGGTCATCAACACTAGCCGTCGAACCTATCACATCGAGCTGCGCGCGACCCCCGCCACCTATATGGCAGCGGTCTCCTGGTCCTATCCGCAGGACGAGCTGATCGCGCTTCGCGCCGCCGAGACCGAACGGGCGCGGCTCGCCCCGATTGCAGGCGGGATCGATTTCGCGGCGTTGAGCTTTGCCTATCGCATCTCCGGCGCGAAGGTCCCCTGGCGGCCGGTGCGCGTCTTCGACGATGGGCGCCAGCTCTTCGTCGAGTTCGGCGCTGCGATCGCAACCGCGGACATGCCCCCGCTGTTCGCGATCGGCGAGAAAGGCGCGGCGGAGCTGCTCAACTACCGGGTCGACGGCCGTTACATGATCGTCGACCGCCTTTTCGATCGCGCCGAACTCCGGCTCGGGAGCGGGCGCGGCGCCAAGGCCGTGCGGATCGAACGCGAAACACCGCGCCCGCGAGGCCGGTCGTGA
- the trbF gene encoding conjugal transfer protein TrbF, whose product MFRRPSQHYGKSPVPVTPYQRAAQVWDDRIGSARTQAKSWRLAFFGCLALSGGLASALVWQSLRGTITPWVVEVDKLGEARSVAPADADYSPTDPQIAFHLARFIEHVRSIPADPVVLRKDWLSAYDFTTPKGAQALSDHARANDPFAEVGKMQVAVDVSSVIRASRDSFRIAWTERRYQDGSLVETSRWSAILTTSIQPPRTPDALRRNPLGVFVTAISWSKELSQ is encoded by the coding sequence ATGTTTCGACGCCCGTCCCAACATTATGGCAAGTCCCCGGTCCCGGTTACGCCCTACCAGCGCGCGGCGCAGGTCTGGGACGACCGCATCGGCTCGGCCCGAACCCAAGCAAAAAGCTGGCGTCTTGCCTTCTTCGGCTGCCTCGCGCTTTCGGGCGGGCTCGCCTCGGCGCTCGTCTGGCAGTCGCTCCGCGGCACGATCACCCCTTGGGTGGTCGAGGTCGACAAGCTCGGCGAGGCAAGATCAGTGGCGCCCGCCGATGCCGACTATTCGCCGACCGACCCGCAGATCGCGTTCCATCTCGCCCGCTTCATCGAGCATGTCCGCTCGATCCCGGCCGATCCGGTGGTGCTCCGCAAGGACTGGCTCAGCGCCTATGACTTCACAACGCCCAAGGGCGCACAGGCGCTGAGCGACCACGCGCGCGCCAACGATCCCTTTGCCGAGGTCGGCAAGATGCAAGTCGCCGTCGACGTGTCGAGCGTGATCCGCGCGTCGCGCGACAGCTTCCGCATCGCATGGACCGAGCGCCGCTATCAGGATGGCAGCCTCGTCGAGACGTCGCGCTGGTCGGCGATCCTGACCACCTCGATCCAGCCGCCCCGCACCCCAGACGCCCTGCGTCGGAACCCACTCGGCGTTTTTGTCACCGCAATTTCTTGGTCGAAGGAGCTCAGCCAATGA
- the trbL gene encoding P-type conjugative transfer protein TrbL codes for MNDTGVIDNFLSVFSTYIDSGFGLLGGEVGFLSSTLIVIDITIAALFWAWGTDEDVLQRLVKKTLYIGVFAFIIGNFQALATILLESFAGLGLKAAGSAMAIGDFMRPGMIASTGLDAAEPLLDATADLVGPVGLFTNFVQILILLIAWVIVVIAFFILAVQVFVTILEFKLVTLAGFVLLPFAFFGRTAFMAERVLGHIISSGIKLLVLAVITGIGTTLFQRFMDAGLGTEPDIREVMAIALGALTLLGLGIFGPSVANGIVAGGPQLGAGAAAGTTLAAGATIAAGAAGATLAAGAASSAVGRTALGASRASGSASASYARGAAGKSGMRAFGAGLANVARDTARGAGSPLRAAADRLHQSYAAGQAGKSAAGAAAASDGAASPPTWAAAMKRRQAVTSGATIASQTLKAGDSHGAGSAPDISQKD; via the coding sequence ATGAACGACACCGGCGTCATCGACAATTTCCTGTCGGTCTTCTCGACCTATATCGACAGCGGGTTCGGATTGCTCGGCGGCGAGGTCGGCTTCCTCTCCTCGACGCTGATCGTGATCGACATAACGATCGCGGCGCTCTTCTGGGCGTGGGGCACCGACGAGGACGTGCTGCAGCGGCTGGTGAAGAAGACGCTCTATATCGGTGTCTTCGCCTTCATCATCGGCAATTTTCAGGCGCTGGCGACCATATTGCTGGAGAGCTTCGCGGGTCTCGGCCTGAAGGCAGCGGGAAGCGCGATGGCGATCGGCGATTTCATGCGTCCCGGCATGATCGCATCCACCGGCCTCGACGCCGCCGAGCCCCTGCTCGACGCGACCGCCGATCTTGTAGGTCCGGTCGGGCTTTTCACCAACTTCGTCCAAATCCTGATCCTGCTGATCGCTTGGGTGATCGTCGTGATCGCCTTCTTCATTCTCGCGGTGCAGGTCTTCGTCACGATCCTGGAGTTTAAATTGGTGACGCTCGCAGGCTTCGTCCTGCTGCCCTTCGCCTTCTTCGGGCGCACCGCCTTCATGGCTGAGCGCGTCCTCGGCCATATCATCTCGTCGGGCATCAAGCTGCTCGTGCTCGCGGTCATCACCGGAATCGGCACGACCCTCTTCCAGCGCTTCATGGACGCGGGGCTCGGGACCGAACCCGATATCCGCGAAGTAATGGCTATCGCGCTTGGCGCCTTAACACTGCTCGGTCTCGGCATCTTCGGTCCGAGCGTCGCCAATGGCATCGTGGCGGGCGGTCCGCAGCTCGGCGCCGGAGCCGCAGCCGGCACCACGCTCGCTGCAGGCGCGACGATCGCAGCCGGGGCGGCTGGCGCAACGCTCGCGGCCGGGGCGGCGAGCAGCGCCGTCGGTCGCACCGCGCTCGGCGCCTCGCGCGCGTCCGGCAGCGCCTCGGCTTCCTATGCCCGGGGCGCGGCCGGGAAGAGCGGGATGCGGGCGTTCGGTGCGGGGCTCGCCAATGTGGCGCGTGACACGGCGCGCGGCGCGGGTTCGCCGCTCCGGGCCGCGGCTGACCGCCTGCATCAAAGCTATGCCGCGGGGCAGGCGGGCAAGTCCGCGGCCGGCGCTGCAGCCGCCAGCGACGGCGCGGCGTCGCCCCCGACCTGGGCGGCCGCCATGAAGCGGCGGCAGGCCGTCACCTCGGGCGCCACCATCGCCTCGCAGACCCTCAAGGCCGGCGACAGTCATGGCGCCGGCTCCGCTCCCGACATCAGCCAGAAGGATTGA
- the trbK-alt gene encoding putative entry exclusion protein TrbK-alt: protein MGRAGGLVMGAIVLGLALTLALVAALDPPAPRASAPAISGADAPPDYGDTLRRCRTATEADPECEAAWEAKRRHFFRTEKSKP from the coding sequence ATGGGCAGGGCGGGCGGGCTGGTGATGGGGGCAATCGTCCTGGGTCTTGCGCTGACCCTTGCCCTTGTCGCCGCGCTCGATCCGCCCGCGCCCCGTGCGTCCGCTCCCGCGATCTCCGGAGCGGACGCACCCCCTGACTATGGCGACACGCTTCGCCGCTGCCGAACCGCCACCGAGGCCGACCCCGAATGCGAGGCGGCCTGGGAAGCGAAGCGGCGCCATTTCTTCCGGACCGAAAAGAGCAAGCCATGA
- the trbJ gene encoding P-type conjugative transfer protein TrbJ codes for MKKNIVRAVAAAALVLLPVSGAMLAVPASAQLGGIVHDPRNYSQNILTAARTLEQINNQIKQLQNQATSLMNEAKNLNSLPTSTLGTLEAQVDQTRQLLAQAEGIAFNVSDIQKGFEARYKGGALTGSAAEMVANAEARWKDSVGAFEDAMKVQAGIVTNMGGTRTSISTIVGASQSATGALQAAQAGNQLLAIQSQQIADLAAVMSAQGRAEMLDAARAAAAEAEGRERFRRFRKGN; via the coding sequence ATGAAGAAGAATATCGTCCGCGCCGTCGCTGCCGCGGCACTTGTGTTGCTGCCCGTGTCGGGCGCGATGCTGGCCGTTCCGGCGAGCGCCCAGCTCGGCGGCATCGTCCACGATCCGCGCAACTATTCGCAGAATATCCTGACCGCGGCGCGCACGCTCGAGCAGATCAACAACCAGATCAAGCAGCTGCAGAATCAGGCGACCTCGCTGATGAACGAGGCGAAGAACCTCAACAGCCTGCCGACATCGACGCTGGGCACGCTCGAGGCGCAGGTCGACCAGACGCGCCAGCTCCTCGCGCAGGCAGAGGGCATCGCGTTCAACGTGTCGGACATCCAGAAGGGGTTCGAGGCGCGCTACAAGGGCGGAGCGCTGACGGGCTCTGCCGCCGAGATGGTCGCCAATGCCGAGGCGCGCTGGAAGGACAGCGTCGGCGCCTTCGAGGATGCGATGAAGGTGCAGGCCGGCATCGTCACGAATATGGGCGGAACGCGGACGTCGATCTCGACGATCGTCGGCGCCAGCCAGTCGGCGACCGGCGCGCTGCAGGCCGCGCAGGCGGGCAACCAGCTTCTCGCCATCCAGTCGCAGCAGATCGCCGATCTCGCCGCGGTCATGAGCGCACAGGGCCGCGCCGAGATGCTCGACGCCGCGCGTGCGGCGGCCGCCGAGGCCGAAGGCCGCGAACGCTTCCGCCGCTTCCGCAAGGGCAATTGA
- the trbE gene encoding conjugal transfer protein TrbE, producing the protein MMNLAEYRSKSACLADYLPWVALVAEGAVLNKDGSFQRTAAFRGPDLDSATPAELVAVTARLNNAIRRLGSGWALFVEAQRLPSSDYPESHFPDPASALVDLERREQFREEGAHFESRYYLTLLWMPPAEDASRAEGWLYEGMERSGVDPKEHLASFIDRSNRTLHLVEGFMPEAEWLDDSETLTYLHSTVSTKRQRVRVPETPVYLDALLTDQPLVGGLEPRLGEHHLRTLTITGFPTATWPGLLDDLNRLAFAYRWSTRAIMLDKTDATKLLTKIRRQWFAKRKSIAAILKEVMTNEQSALVDSDASNKAADADMALQELGADHAGVAYVTATVTVWDTDAALAAEKLRLVEKVIQGRDFTCTIEGMNAIEAWLGSLPGHAYANVRRPPISTLNLAHMIPLSAVWAGAERDEHFGDAPLLYGKTEGSTPFRLSLHVGDVGHCLVVGPTGAGKSVLLATIAMQFRRYPGSQIFAFDFGGSIRAAALAMGGDWQDLGGALHDGEGGVALQPLARIDEASERSWAAEWLAALFAGEGIMIDPAAKEHLWSALTSLATAPVAERTLTGLAVLLQSRELKQALAPYLVGGPWGRLLDADEERIGAARVQAFETEGLVGAASAGPVLSYLFHRIAGRLDGSPTLIIIDEGWLVLDSPAFAAQLREWLKTLRKKNASVVFATQSLADIETSSIAPAIIESCPTRIFLPNERALEPQIARIYERFGLNGRQIEILSRATPKRDYYCQSRRGNRLFDLGLGEVALAFTAASSKTDQTHIAELFAAHGPEGFAAAWLSHRKLEWAAELLATIAAPNEEFPR; encoded by the coding sequence ATGATGAATCTCGCCGAATATCGCTCGAAGTCGGCCTGCCTTGCCGATTATCTCCCTTGGGTCGCGCTGGTCGCCGAAGGCGCGGTGCTGAACAAGGATGGCTCGTTCCAGCGAACCGCTGCCTTCCGCGGTCCCGATCTCGACAGCGCCACCCCCGCCGAACTCGTCGCGGTCACCGCCCGGCTCAACAATGCGATCCGGCGTCTCGGCTCGGGCTGGGCCTTGTTCGTGGAGGCGCAGCGGCTGCCGTCGAGCGATTATCCCGAATCGCATTTCCCCGACCCGGCATCTGCTCTTGTCGACTTGGAGCGCCGCGAGCAGTTCCGGGAGGAGGGGGCGCATTTCGAGAGCCGCTATTATCTGACTCTCCTGTGGATGCCGCCGGCTGAGGATGCCTCGCGGGCGGAAGGTTGGCTTTACGAAGGCATGGAGCGCTCGGGTGTCGATCCGAAGGAGCATCTTGCGAGCTTCATCGACCGATCGAACCGCACTCTTCATCTCGTCGAAGGTTTCATGCCCGAGGCCGAATGGCTGGATGACAGCGAGACGCTGACTTATTTGCATTCGACGGTATCGACCAAGCGCCAGCGTGTTCGGGTGCCCGAGACCCCGGTTTATCTTGACGCGCTGCTGACCGACCAGCCGTTGGTCGGCGGCCTCGAGCCGCGGCTCGGCGAGCACCATCTTCGGACCCTGACCATCACGGGCTTTCCGACCGCGACTTGGCCGGGTTTGCTCGACGATCTGAACCGGCTGGCATTCGCCTATCGCTGGTCGACCCGCGCGATCATGCTCGACAAGACCGACGCCACCAAGCTGCTGACGAAAATCCGGCGGCAATGGTTCGCCAAGCGCAAATCGATCGCCGCGATCCTCAAGGAGGTGATGACCAACGAGCAATCGGCGCTTGTCGACAGCGATGCCTCGAACAAGGCGGCCGATGCCGACATGGCCTTGCAGGAACTCGGCGCCGATCATGCCGGCGTCGCCTATGTCACCGCGACCGTCACCGTGTGGGACACGGACGCGGCGCTCGCCGCCGAGAAGCTCCGTTTGGTCGAGAAGGTCATCCAGGGCCGCGACTTCACCTGCACGATCGAAGGCATGAACGCGATCGAGGCATGGCTCGGGAGCCTGCCCGGTCACGCTTATGCCAATGTTCGCCGGCCGCCGATCTCCACCCTCAACCTTGCCCACATGATCCCCCTGTCCGCCGTGTGGGCGGGGGCGGAACGGGACGAGCATTTCGGTGACGCCCCCTTGCTGTACGGCAAGACCGAAGGCTCGACCCCGTTCCGCCTTTCCCTCCATGTCGGCGACGTCGGCCATTGCCTCGTCGTTGGTCCGACGGGGGCGGGCAAGTCGGTGCTGCTCGCGACGATCGCCATGCAGTTTCGCCGCTATCCTGGCTCGCAGATTTTCGCTTTCGATTTCGGCGGCTCGATCCGAGCCGCAGCGCTCGCGATGGGCGGCGACTGGCAGGATCTCGGCGGGGCGCTCCACGATGGCGAGGGCGGCGTGGCGTTGCAGCCGCTCGCCCGGATCGACGAGGCGTCCGAGCGGAGCTGGGCGGCCGAATGGCTCGCCGCGCTGTTCGCGGGCGAAGGCATAATGATCGACCCGGCGGCGAAGGAGCATCTCTGGTCGGCGCTGACCTCGCTCGCGACGGCGCCTGTCGCCGAACGCACGCTGACGGGGCTCGCGGTGCTCCTCCAGTCGCGCGAACTCAAGCAGGCGCTCGCGCCCTATTTGGTCGGCGGACCTTGGGGGCGGCTGCTCGATGCCGACGAGGAGCGCATCGGGGCCGCGCGCGTGCAGGCCTTCGAGACCGAAGGCCTTGTCGGCGCCGCGTCGGCGGGACCCGTCCTGTCCTATCTGTTTCACCGGATCGCCGGACGGCTCGACGGCTCGCCGACGCTCATCATCATCGATGAAGGCTGGCTCGTGCTCGATAGCCCGGCTTTCGCGGCGCAACTCCGCGAATGGCTGAAGACGCTCCGCAAGAAGAATGCGAGCGTGGTCTTCGCGACGCAGAGCCTTGCCGACATCGAAACCTCGAGTATCGCGCCGGCGATCATCGAGAGCTGTCCGACCCGCATATTCCTGCCGAACGAGCGCGCGCTCGAGCCGCAGATTGCGCGCATCTACGAGCGCTTCGGTCTCAACGGCCGGCAAATCGAGATACTGAGCCGGGCGACCCCGAAGCGCGACTATTACTGCCAGTCGCGCCGCGGCAATCGTCTCTTCGACTTGGGGCTAGGCGAGGTTGCGCTCGCCTTCACCGCCGCATCCTCGAAGACCGACCAGACGCACATCGCCGAGCTGTTCGCAGCGCACGGCCCCGAAGGGTTCGCGGCCGCCTGGCTTTCCCACCGCAAGCTCGAATGGGCGGCCGAGCTGCTCGCCACCATTGCCGCCCCCAATGAGGAGTTCCCCCGATGA
- a CDS encoding VirB3 family type IV secretion system protein, translating to MDAPAEITGFFAPVHRALAEPILLGGAPRALAIANGTLAAGIGLGLRLWIAGLVLWVVGHALSVWAARRDPQFVDVAKRHLKYPVWMRP from the coding sequence ATGGATGCCCCGGCCGAAATCACCGGCTTTTTCGCGCCCGTGCACCGCGCGCTCGCCGAGCCGATCCTGCTTGGCGGCGCGCCGCGCGCCCTCGCGATCGCCAATGGCACGCTCGCGGCCGGGATCGGCCTTGGCCTCCGCCTCTGGATCGCGGGGCTCGTCCTCTGGGTCGTGGGCCATGCGCTCTCGGTCTGGGCGGCGCGCCGCGACCCGCAGTTCGTCGACGTCGCCAAACGTCACCTCAAATATCCTGTCTGGATGCGGCCATGA
- a CDS encoding TrbC/VirB2 family protein: MTHAARREAPRFLLASTALYVALVAALPARAGGSSMPWEAPLQSILESVEGPVAKVISLIIIIITGLTISFGDTSGGFRRMVQIVFGLSIAFAASSFFLTFFSFGGGAVV; the protein is encoded by the coding sequence ATGACCCACGCCGCCCGGCGGGAAGCCCCGCGCTTCCTGCTCGCCTCGACCGCCCTCTATGTCGCGCTCGTTGCCGCCTTGCCCGCTCGGGCCGGTGGCTCTTCGATGCCGTGGGAAGCGCCGCTGCAGTCGATCCTCGAAAGCGTCGAGGGGCCGGTGGCGAAGGTGATCTCGCTGATCATCATCATCATCACCGGGCTGACGATCTCGTTCGGCGACACGTCGGGCGGCTTCCGCCGCATGGTCCAGATCGTATTCGGACTGTCGATCGCCTTCGCGGCGTCGAGCTTCTTCCTGACCTTCTTCTCTTTCGGCGGCGGAGCCGTCGTCTGA
- the trbB gene encoding P-type conjugative transfer ATPase TrbB, which produces MGAEAVRFEAQGRGARMLRTALGGAIAEWLADPAVIEIMLNPDGRLWVDRLGTGITDSGILLAATDGERIIRLVAHHVGAEVHAGSPRVSAELPESGERFEGLLPPVVAAPTFAIRKPAVAVFSLGDYVAAGIMSATSAEALRSGVTERLNILVAGGTGTGKTTLTNALLAEVAKTSERVVLIEDTRELQCAAPNLVAMRTKDGVASLSDLVRSSLRLRPDRIPIGEVRGAEALDLLKAWGTGHPGGIGTIHAGSAIGALRRMEQLIQEAVITVPRALLAETIDLVAVLVRDGAGRRLAELARVEGLDAPTGDYRITPLLTPEGD; this is translated from the coding sequence ATGGGCGCAGAAGCAGTCCGTTTCGAGGCACAGGGACGTGGTGCGCGCATGTTGCGGACAGCGCTTGGCGGCGCGATCGCCGAGTGGCTCGCGGACCCGGCGGTTATCGAAATCATGCTCAATCCCGACGGTCGGCTCTGGGTCGATCGGCTCGGCACCGGGATCACCGATAGCGGTATCCTGCTCGCAGCAACCGATGGCGAGCGCATCATTCGCCTCGTGGCCCATCATGTCGGCGCCGAGGTCCATGCCGGATCGCCGCGCGTATCGGCGGAGCTTCCCGAAAGCGGGGAACGCTTCGAGGGTCTGCTGCCGCCGGTCGTCGCGGCACCGACCTTCGCAATCCGCAAGCCCGCGGTCGCGGTCTTCTCGCTCGGCGACTATGTTGCGGCAGGCATCATGTCCGCGACTTCGGCCGAGGCGCTGCGCTCGGGGGTCACCGAACGCCTCAACATCCTCGTCGCGGGCGGCACCGGGACAGGCAAGACCACCCTTACCAATGCCTTGCTCGCCGAGGTCGCCAAGACCAGCGAGCGTGTCGTCCTGATCGAAGACACTCGAGAGCTGCAATGCGCTGCTCCCAATCTGGTCGCGATGCGTACCAAGGACGGGGTCGCATCACTGTCCGATCTCGTCCGCTCGTCGCTCCGTCTCCGGCCCGACCGCATCCCGATCGGCGAGGTTCGCGGTGCCGAGGCGCTCGATCTTCTAAAGGCCTGGGGCACCGGCCATCCCGGCGGCATCGGCACGATCCACGCGGGCAGCGCGATCGGCGCGCTCCGCCGCATGGAGCAACTCATCCAGGAGGCCGTGATCACCGTCCCACGCGCCCTTCTCGCGGAGACCATCGATCTCGTCGCCGTTCTCGTGCGCGACGGCGCCGGCCGGCGCCTCGCCGAACTCGCCCGTGTCGAAGGTCTCGATGCGCCGACCGGCGACTACCGCATTACCCCCCTCTTGACCCCCGAAGGAGACTGA
- a CDS encoding LuxR C-terminal-related transcriptional regulator, whose amino-acid sequence MTEKQRACLDLVLERKTSKQIARDLDISKQAVDLRLTTARDTLGAANRDETAIIYARLRQTYDRIPCDPIILPPAPELVPSDFPDGDPASLLHLNDNLERRAGFRSEGSPFRDLLRPNYRPQVRVVIVVSLLIAILLMVIAGLSIGQTLTGLAST is encoded by the coding sequence TTGACAGAAAAGCAGCGGGCATGCCTCGATCTGGTGCTTGAGCGGAAAACTTCGAAGCAGATCGCCCGCGACCTCGACATATCGAAGCAAGCGGTGGATTTGCGGCTCACCACCGCGCGCGACACACTGGGCGCGGCCAACCGCGACGAGACTGCGATCATTTATGCGCGGCTTCGCCAGACCTATGATCGGATACCATGTGATCCGATCATACTACCGCCAGCCCCCGAACTGGTGCCATCCGACTTCCCGGACGGTGACCCCGCCAGCTTGCTCCATCTGAACGATAATTTGGAGAGGCGCGCCGGGTTTCGGAGCGAAGGCTCTCCGTTCAGGGATTTGCTGAGGCCGAATTATAGACCTCAGGTCCGGGTCGTGATCGTCGTGAGCTTGCTCATCGCGATCCTTCTCATGGTCATCGCAGGCCTGTCGATCGGTCAAACTCTGACCGGGCTCGCCTCGACCTGA